One Lysinibacillus fusiformis genomic window carries:
- a CDS encoding ABC transporter ATP-binding protein, producing the protein MLVLNHVSKKFQSNQVLEDISLTLENGVYGLLSPNGAGKTTLLKMITTLLFPTSGEILWNGQAIKELGADYRGILGYLPQDFGYYGNYTPTRFLLYIAALQKMNKKEAKEKIDVLLELVALSDVKNKKMKRFSGGMIQRVGIAQAMLNNPKLLILDEPTAGLDPKERVRFRNLIHRLAQDRIIILSTHIVSDVETIAKQIIMIKNHHLYCCETPSQITQSVQGKIFEVPATYQLTAEQLLLSEKESDGGHLLRIASPFVPKEGVEVRPSLEDAFLYIFRDEVATDASANYPL; encoded by the coding sequence ATGTTAGTGCTTAACCATGTCAGTAAGAAATTTCAGTCCAATCAAGTTTTGGAAGATATTTCTTTAACTTTGGAAAATGGCGTTTACGGATTACTGTCTCCAAATGGCGCTGGAAAAACGACATTATTAAAAATGATTACAACACTTTTATTCCCAACTTCTGGTGAAATATTATGGAATGGGCAAGCGATTAAAGAGCTGGGAGCAGATTATCGTGGTATATTAGGATATTTGCCACAGGATTTTGGTTATTATGGAAATTACACACCTACAAGATTTTTATTATATATTGCAGCATTACAAAAGATGAATAAGAAAGAGGCGAAAGAAAAGATTGATGTGCTTTTAGAACTTGTTGCACTTTCTGATGTGAAAAACAAGAAAATGAAGCGTTTTTCAGGGGGGATGATTCAACGGGTTGGAATTGCTCAAGCGATGTTAAATAATCCGAAGTTACTGATTTTGGATGAACCGACAGCGGGCTTAGATCCAAAAGAACGTGTTCGTTTTCGAAATTTGATTCATCGTCTCGCTCAAGACAGGATTATCATCTTATCTACACATATTGTTTCGGATGTTGAGACGATTGCAAAACAAATCATTATGATTAAAAATCATCACTTGTACTGTTGTGAAACGCCCTCTCAAATTACTCAGTCAGTACAAGGGAAAATTTTTGAAGTTCCTGCTACTTATCAATTAACTGCAGAGCAATTGCTATTAAGTGAAAAAGAAAGCGATGGGGGTCATTTGCTCAGAATTGCAAGCCCATTTGTCCCAAAGGAAGGGGTGGAAGTACGCCCAAGTTTGGAAGATGCGTTTCTGTACATTTTTCGAGATGAGGTGGCTACAGATGCTTCTGCGAATTATCCCCTTTGA
- a CDS encoding group II intron maturase-specific domain-containing protein — MLMERILSRENLLSALKRVERNKGSHGVDEMPVQNLRKHILQHWETMKMELLQGTYEPQPVRRVEIPKPAGGVRLLGIPTVTDRFIQQAIAQVLTFLYDPTFSDHSYGFRPNRSAHGAIREAKGYIREGNRWVVDIDLEKFFDKVNHDRLMGVLAKRIEDKHLLKLIRKYLKSSFTNGIEPKVRIAKESVKRMKNKIREITSRKKPYSMDYRIQELNQYLIGWCGYFALADTPSVFRNFDSWIRRRLRMCTWKDWKLPRTKVRKLIGLGASKGKAYEWGNSRKSYWRISKSPILDRTLGNSYWSSRGLKSLLARYETLRYPLN, encoded by the coding sequence ATGTTAATGGAACGAATCCTGTCACGCGAAAATCTGCTCTCTGCCTTAAAACGGGTGGAGCGTAATAAAGGGAGCCACGGTGTCGACGAAATGCCCGTACAAAACCTACGAAAGCATATCCTACAACACTGGGAAACCATGAAAATGGAACTTCTTCAGGGAACTTATGAACCGCAGCCTGTCCGCAGAGTCGAAATCCCGAAACCTGCAGGTGGTGTGCGTTTATTAGGTATCCCTACCGTGACAGACCGTTTTATTCAACAAGCCATTGCCCAAGTGTTAACTTTTCTATATGACCCGACTTTTTCAGACCATAGTTACGGGTTTCGACCAAATCGAAGCGCTCATGGTGCGATAAGGGAAGCAAAAGGATATATACGGGAAGGGAATCGCTGGGTAGTGGACATAGACTTGGAGAAATTCTTCGACAAGGTGAACCATGATAGGCTCATGGGTGTACTTGCGAAACGAATCGAAGATAAGCATCTGCTTAAGTTAATCCGTAAATACTTGAAATCGAGTTTTACTAATGGTATAGAACCAAAGGTTCGCATCGCCAAAGAAAGCGTGAAACGGATGAAGAACAAAATTCGAGAGATAACCTCTAGGAAGAAACCTTATTCGATGGATTATCGTATCCAGGAACTCAATCAATACCTGATAGGGTGGTGCGGTTACTTCGCATTGGCAGATACGCCAAGTGTTTTCAGGAACTTCGATTCGTGGATCAGAAGAAGACTTCGAATGTGTACGTGGAAGGATTGGAAGCTACCAAGAACCAAGGTGAGAAAACTCATAGGGTTAGGCGCCTCGAAAGGAAAGGCTTACGAATGGGGCAACTCACGTAAAAGTTACTGGAGAATATCCAAAAGCCCGATACTAGACAGAACCCTCGGAAACTCCTATTGGAGTTCCCGAGGGCTCAAAAGTCTATTAGCTCGTTATGAAACTTT
- a CDS encoding RNA polymerase sigma factor, which produces MLIDKRLIRYILRKGSNQAADELIQRYYDDLYFYLYRQVGNGNDALDLTQEVFIAALKGLSSYDDRKSSFRTWLFRIGTYKVIDARRKVKMTWIELKDEEWIEEKDFDESLYQKELLRSINQYVASFRPEIQEIFRLRVYGELSFPDIASLLAQKEERIKAQYYRLIKKIREEFHEHE; this is translated from the coding sequence GTGTTAATTGATAAGCGTTTAATCCGTTACATATTAAGAAAAGGATCGAATCAAGCTGCGGATGAATTGATTCAGCGTTATTATGATGACCTGTATTTTTATCTTTATCGTCAAGTTGGGAATGGAAATGACGCTCTTGATTTAACACAGGAAGTTTTTATCGCTGCTTTAAAAGGGTTGAGTTCTTATGATGATCGTAAATCTTCTTTTCGGACGTGGCTCTTCCGTATTGGCACCTATAAAGTCATTGATGCACGACGCAAGGTAAAGATGACTTGGATAGAATTAAAAGATGAGGAGTGGATAGAGGAAAAGGATTTTGATGAAAGTTTGTATCAGAAAGAACTATTAAGATCGATTAATCAATATGTTGCAAGTTTTCGCCCAGAAATTCAGGAAATCTTCCGGTTACGTGTCTATGGGGAATTATCATTTCCAGATATTGCCTCGTTGCTTGCTCAAAAAGAAGAGCGAATCAAAGCCCAGTACTATCGGTTGATTAAAAAAATTAGAGAGGAGTTTCATGAACATGAATAG
- a CDS encoding alpha/beta fold hydrolase → MTIVKVKDIEINYEVRGEGDPIIFIQGSGASWKVWKPQISRIEK, encoded by the coding sequence ATGACTATAGTTAAAGTAAAAGATATAGAAATTAACTATGAAGTTAGAGGAGAAGGCGATCCAATCATCTTCATTCAAGGTAGTGGAGCTTCGTGGAAAGTATGGAAACCTCAAATTAGTAGAATAGAAAAATAA
- a CDS encoding DUF3953 domain-containing protein yields the protein MLKFLQIILSITVISLAGYGLITEDFKFQPYMMLFLGLMMLVMGLREFQKGQKGYGWLSIVVFIFILFVSIKSFFLK from the coding sequence TTGTTAAAGTTTTTGCAAATTATTTTATCAATAACAGTTATTTCACTTGCAGGATATGGATTGATTACTGAAGATTTTAAGTTTCAACCATATATGATGTTGTTTTTAGGTTTAATGATGTTGGTAATGGGATTAAGAGAATTTCAAAAGGGACAAAAAGGTTACGGCTGGCTAAGTATAGTTGTATTTATATTTATTTTATTTGTATCAATCAAAAGTTTCTTCTTGAAGTAA
- a CDS encoding YmaF family protein, whose amino-acid sequence MNKELNEKEKLNKEEQSNKKKASVESQQTHVHEFLASTKLAEEGDDRHNHRFAGVTSEVIPKGNSHIHVLMTNTDFLDHHHEVAIETGPAIRVSDDKHVHFVKGTTTLDDGHVHQLEFATLIQKPLV is encoded by the coding sequence ATGAATAAAGAGTTAAACGAAAAAGAAAAGCTCAATAAAGAAGAACAGTCAAACAAGAAAAAAGCTTCAGTAGAATCACAACAAACACATGTTCATGAATTCTTGGCAAGTACCAAATTAGCTGAAGAAGGAGATGACAGACATAATCATCGTTTTGCAGGAGTTACAAGTGAAGTAATTCCTAAGGGTAATAGTCATATACATGTACTTATGACTAATACTGATTTTTTAGATCATCATCATGAGGTTGCAATAGAAACAGGTCCTGCTATCCGTGTTAGCGATGATAAACATGTACACTTTGTCAAAGGTACTACTACACTTGATGATGGGCATGTACATCAACTAGAATTTGCTACATTAATTCAAAAGCCTCTCGTATAA
- a CDS encoding ASCH domain-containing protein encodes MVHQMGLYGEYFKAIKEGKKKVEVRLNDEKRRNIKVGDTIEFIKVPEQDEIIKVEVTELREYDTFQSMYEDIPFEDFDCEG; translated from the coding sequence GTGGTACATCAAATGGGGTTATATGGAGAATATTTTAAAGCAATTAAAGAAGGAAAAAAGAAGGTAGAGGTTCGCTTAAACGATGAAAAGAGAAGAAACATCAAAGTTGGCGATACCATTGAATTTATAAAGGTTCCGGAACAAGATGAAATTATAAAAGTCGAAGTAACAGAACTAAGAGAATACGATACGTTTCAATCGATGTATGAGGATATTCCCTTTGAAGATTTTGATTGCGAAGGTTAG
- a CDS encoding 4-hydroxyphenylacetate 3-hydroxylase C-terminal domain-containing protein, producing MKEIASEIMAILEVMRSHLYKSEHNAKIDQYGNMTPDFEPLNETSTFIDIETGEEIECIEPLLKQKNQRLCPEN from the coding sequence GTGAAAGAAATAGCAAGTGAGATTATGGCTATTTTAGAAGTGATGCGTTCTCATTTATACAAATCGGAGCATAATGCAAAAATCGATCAATACGGTAATATGACGCCGGACTTTGAACCGTTAAATGAAACAAGTACGTTCATTGATATTGAAACGGGCGAAGAAATAGAATGTATAGAACCGTTATTGAAACAAAAAAACCAAAGATTATGTCCTGAGAACTGA